ATTATACCAGATCGACACAACGGGGTGCGGTAAATGCGATACAATGGGATATTCGGAGATTATATTTACCCCCTCTAATTATATCGCGGAAATCGTGAGTTCACGTAGAAATTAATTGCGACCGCGCGCTACCGGAAGCCGAAGTAATTCGTATCAGTGCATGGACGTCGGTTTAGGTTCCCGTAGCTCTGCGCGTATCGGACCGATATGACAGGTGAAACATGGTCGATAGCAGCTATACTACGTGCGTCCCTTACGTTTGTAATAGCGGCGACGCAGTACACCGTGTACGCCACCGGGCGGAGTGTAGGCTTCGCCGGCCGTGGATGTACCGTGTGCGTGAACCACGCAATGCAGATTGTCGCAGTCAGTAGTTTACCCCTGCAGTGCCCAGCCAGGCCAGTGTAATCGAGTCGATAGAGTCGGTGTGCACTGGTACGGTCCACACGTCGGCGAACGTGTCGGCGGCGATACGTTTGTTGCGTTACATCTTCGCATCGCGGTATGTTAACGAACGGCGGGCATCGCGACGGGTGTGGCGCACTCCGACAATGATATCTTCCGCTCGGCGAAATTGCGACTCTCTCGCAGAGCAGCTATTCCATTAATAAttctgtataattaattataacacaGTACACAGCTGTTTTGTGCAATACATTTAGAAGTCGTGATTGGATCTGCAATTATACacgtattttatatcaacTTCTTTTTATGTAGATTCAGAGCTgagtatataattaaataaaaatcgaaaaaaaagacatgTCAACGTATATTTAGAGAGatttaaatctattaaatgtattaaatttattaattagatttttatatttattgtgttaAGAAGACTGacgttttcaatttaaaaaatcttagaCTAATTGCATGAACGTCGCTTAGCGGTAAACTTGATTAACTAAATTCTCTTTCACTATCTGCGTCAAGGATGGGATGATAATCTGGGAGGGGCAACGAATCGCTAACCCAGAATTAATTAACTCAGGCCGTCGATTCACCTCAATCTTCATATATATAGCCTGATAGAGAGGAAGGTAAGAGGAGGAAAAAGTCACAGACTTATTTTCTCGGCTTTTGAACCTCGAGATATTTGACTAAAAGCacatttataacatttcaTTACTATTGATTCGAAATAACGAACTctcataattttaaacgagGAGTGCCACAAACGATAAGCAACGGCCAACGCGTATAAAAGAGAGAACGTAATCCACGGCGGATAACAGGATAAGCGTTGCGCATAGACTAAAGTTCGGGCGCTAATGAGCACCGCGATTAAGCAAATTTATTCCGTTTGTGTCCGGCGGAGGGATATCGTTTTTGCCTAAAAGCGCCGACCATATGAAACCGCGGTGGCGAGCGGAATCGAAATATGGTATCTATTAATCATgtccaaattaataataatatggaCATTGTCACATCATTAGGTGCCGcacattgtatatatgtatatttaataataaaccgCGTTGTGCACTCTCCCTTCACAGTGTCAACCACGCTTGTATGCATTCGGTGTGCGGTAACGTATTGACGCGAATATTATTCAGGTAATCGCGACGCCATACATGCGAACGATTGAAAAGATACGATTATGCGCGCGACACGACCCGGGTTCAATTTTTGGCTTGAATTTCCGCTCCTGGTCGaggtgataaatttttattcacatcCAATCATCGTTCCGCGCGCTCCTTCCTTCGATAGTTCTCCATCTTCGTCCAGACATAACATTATCATCGAGGTATATTCCGACTTTTTCTTTTCACCGGCGCAACGAGAATCGATCGTCGATTATCCGGAGCCGCGGGtgaatttctatttaatcATCGGGCGTCATGGGAAACGGACGTCATTGGCgaagcggcggcggcgaaCAGGAGCGCGCGGAGGATAACGGAAGTTACAGAAGGGGATAGtgcgataataaatatgcCCAGCGCCGGCAGCCATAAATCCCGCGTAATTGAATTTTCAACATCCATAACTGGCCGTCGCTCGGCGCGACCTCAGGAAATAGGACGGTACGGCGACGTATCTTGAACGGAGAGTTAGATGATTCCATTCCGCTTTCGAAAGGCGCGGCCCCTTTCGACTCGcccttcttctctctttctccccgcTGCGCGATAGACAGAGCGCGCCAATCGATTCCGCGACGTTCATAGTCGGGGACTATTTTTAATTCGCCGGAGCCGCGGTGCAACGTGGCGCGCCCATTTCTTTCTTCCCCGCTCTtggctctctttcttcctctttcttcctcttccttcctctttcttcGACTCCCGGCAAGCGAAGAGTTCCTTTGACGCGAACATCTAATCAAGGATTTCCTCAACTCTTGAGTCTTCGTCCTGCCGAATCCTCTCTATAGCTATAGCCCTCTTCCTCGCCGCTGTATTtccttgctctctctctctctctctctccctcgcccTCGGCTCCAGCTTTTTCCTACTTCCGTTCTCATCCTTCTCTGCTTCTCGCTCGCTGTCGCTGTCTTCGCGCTGTTGTCGTCGCTGTCGCCGctgtcgtcgttgtcgtcgttgcACAGACTTGGCGCGGAAAACTTTGATTGTACGTAAGTCGAAAGCGCCGGAGACGAAAAAGGAATGTCCGGAATATCGTGGGGTAGTTGCCGAGAGCCGCCTTGAGTACGATGGGATTTCTGCTGATTGGAAATCCTGTCATTCAATGGCCCGCATATATATTTCCCGGTAGACTGTACCGGGCCGGTGCGGCGATGGGTGGCGCGTTCCCGCAAAAACTGCGGTAGCGGGAGCGACGGAAAGAGACGGATCGAGCAAAAGTCGCGTTTGTCCGCCGAGGTCGGGAACTTCTCTCTTAACTGCGTTAGCTGATGCTCGAGTTTTCCCCGCGGCGAAAAGCCTTTCATTGCACTCTCCACGCAAACAAATCCGCTCCGATATAGCATTTTGTAAATATCAGTGCGACGCTATTTATTTCGCTGAGGTAATCGTCGCTTCGAGAATTCTAGGCCTCGAGAATCTCCGAGAAATCGACTGTGACCTCTCGGGTGACCGGCACCGTTAGCGCACTATCGTCCACCGCGATAACAGCCAGAGATCCTGGGGGCGCCGTGACGTCAGAGATTATGATAAGCCCTCCCGGCGGCGAGAAACAAATGACGTACTAACTGCATATTAACCGAACCACTCTGGCTGTCCGTGAAACCCGCCTACTCTGTCCAGTGGCCCGCACTGCGCGCAGTTCACGATTCACTGACCGGACTAAACTTTCCCAACCGGACGACGAACGGCGTCGGGCGCGTAATCACCTTGTCTTCCCTGATGGATTAGGATACTCGGCGATGGAAACAATTATCGACGGCCCGCCGATTGACCGGGATTAGCCGAAATTGTCCCGCGTCTAATTACCATCTTTTTGCGCCGTCGGTCTGCGCCGCCGGAATCACGCTAATTAATTCGCCGTCGTGCGCCGCGCGAAAGTCTCCGACGAAAAATCTCGcggtgcgcgcgcgagcgggAGATGACGTACTGCGGAGAAAGTCAGTGTTATCTCATCTTAATCTTCCCTGGGAGCTTCGCCCGCAGTCAAAGTCCTGAGAACAAGTACGCCGCCGGTGCACTCcggcgaataaaaatattactccGGCGCGATGTTCTTCCCGAAAGAGCGCGATTCTTTCTAGGCTTCGTCCGTCAGATTTCAAAGTTCCTCGCTGCGCTTCGGTAGTTGTACATATTTCACGAGACCGAGTCGCCCCGCGTATATACGTATTCATGGAGCGATGTTTCTTGCTCGCAAGAAAGTTGGACAGTAAGTTAGCACGCTGTCGCGCGTTATTCATTACTCCTGTTCCTTCTGCGATCGTCTCCCGGACAATCGCgggatgaaaaaaaatatgccgaAGATCAACCGAGCTCGTTCGCCGGTGTTATGATATTCGCCCAAGTTTGATGCTCAGACGACCGAGTTCTCGCCAGTTATTGAAATTACTTTCAACGAGTAATATTGACAGTTTCTATCCCGCGAGTAAACTTCAGTTGACTGATATGATAATCAATATCGAAAGGTAATTGATGGTTTTCAGTGAAGTGTGACTTTtcgtaaaatacatattatcatGGTGATACGTTATGCTGTAAATACGGTTGCAGCGCTAATTAGCGCGGCGATTGATCAATATTACTGAGCAGAAGCGAAATACGCCAAAATACGCCGTAGGCGATACAAAGGATATCAAATGTGACAAGATAACAATACGGCATAATGccgcaaaatatatatatatatatatatcccgGGAATATGTTTCATGACACACGCGTGAAACACTATTGAGATTTTCCGTGGACGCTTCTCGTACAGCGTATCGTTCTTCCTCGCCAGAGGACGAAAACCTGGAGAGCGAGTTAAAGGGAGACCAAGATAACGAGAGGGTAAGGAGATCCTCTCAATTTTCCGTAACAAGCGCGTCCAAAGGCTTTCTCGTAAAAAAGGATACGTCTCGTCAGTTAGCGCATAAAGGGAAGCGCACGTTATCCGCGAATCTTTATACCCTTGGCGCGTGTAAAACCTTCGTCTAGGAAGGTGTAGTCGAATTACCGCATACGAAGAGATCACGGTTTCAACGTATCAGCCATCGGGCTCGCCATCGAGATCTAATTCGATTGCTTCGGTCCGGGCGAAAGTTGGACGATCAACGGCTATGAGAAGAACCCGGTTGCCTCTCACGAGCGAGCAATTTCTCAGCCGGAGTTGATTTGTAGGACAATATTTTTCCTAGGCTAAAAGATAACACATAAACGCGAACGTGCCGTGGTATTCTTCGTAGCTGTCTTCGAGCTGCGCTCGCCTTTTTTCCTCCGATCTCCCTTCTCCCGTCCACGCTCTCCTCGCCGGCTTTCTTTTCTATCTGGGCTTCCTCTGCGCTTCGGGTGGCACGTGACCTCGTTCCGAGATAAGACAATGTTTCTCCACTCTCGGAGGACAGAAGAAGATCTCTATCCACTACATTCACCCAGTACATAAGTAGCTCTTCGCCACGGATGGATAGAAAATCTATAGTATCTCAAAACCCACTCAAAAACAATCCTCGATTTGGTGTTGAAAACGTGTCGTCAAAGAGGTATGTGAATAACTGTTCTATTTGCAAGCtttctaaaaataacattttttgaattatttttttggattaaaataatttatttacgttGAAATTTATTCCGATACAAATCGTGATATcggaaaaaatggaaaaaagttaataatagaGATTTTCACATCAATAATAcgaattaataatgtttaaaagtcGATATAATATGATTTGAGCTTATAAAaactgcaattttaatttcaataaatgttgGTTATTATTCTCGATTGTAGACATTTCCTATTATTGTGTTAATGAAAAAAGCGACCAACAAGCAATTGTGCGAAATGCTTTAAAATGTTCAAtccaaaatcaataaaaaataggccGGCCAACAGGGATGGCAGCACATGGCGAGTCTCTGTACTCTGCCATCTCTGCTGAATTCCTGAAAGCGCGGTACACCGGCAAATGATTCAGGAGAAATTTGAATTGCATCGGAGctacatttattattgtgaatatGCATAGAGAAggattaaaaagataaaaatgctgCTTTCATATTTGctctgaatatatttatgtaacagCTCGATGCATGTAAATTAAACAACACGTAATCCTCTTTTATTCGCGAGTCTTTTTCcagaataaagtttttatccAACTACACATTTACGAGGAAGATAAAgtttaaaaggaaaaatatatatctaggCGACCAATCAAAGTTGCATTCGTATTGAGAATGCGACACGATCGATTAACATCCTCTCGACCGCCGATCAAGTGAGATTACGATTCTTCCGCGGTAATTTTCTGGGTCTGCGCCGACACGGTGTCCTCGGCCACTGGTTCCCGGATTCCCATCCACTTGCAGCGCTTCTTCAGTTCTTGTCGATATCTATCGATATAAACAGTGCGAAATCACCGAATTAAAGGTGATCAATAAAACACACAATTTCCCACAGTAAAGTAGATCGAATAACTGATAGTGATAGCTgctattatttagaaatttatatttctgcgGACATCTTTCCGAAAGACTATATTTGtctatttcaaaataaaattatttattatcaaaattaattaatagaacgCGCGAGAAATGTCAGAAATCGAGAATAGCAGAGTGTCAtacaaatagatataaatacgtTACCTAGGATGGTTAATTGCGTATATCCATGGATCGATGCACGATACTATTTTAGCGAATATGGCTGGCAGCATTGTCGACAGTGGAGTCAACGTTTCgctggaaaaaaatatcataaaaaacaaGAGACTttttgaattgaaaaatattttgtgatacTGATTGCGCTACCGATTTCCATAAGCCCCCGTTAAAGCAACGACCGCGTACGGCGTCCACGCGAGcacgaagaggaagaagatcGTAAAGGCGGCTTTCGCGATTCTCATCTCGACGCTCCTCTCTTTGTCCTGATTCGATACGAGCGACTTGACGTTCATCTTCTTGGCCTATGCATGCGCGATACGGCGGTTATGAAAATAGAATTCTCCGCGAGATTGCATGTTTCATGGCGACgtcaaaaaaatgatattgatCTGTCGCGCGGGTTACAAAATTTCTGCTCACCTGGTCGCGGAGCATTTTCTCGTGAATGCGAATAGATTTCAGTAACTGCgagtagaaataaataatcagcAGCATGGGAAGAACGTACGCCCAAAAGAATATTGTTATCACGAAAGTCCTCGTGTCCTCGTCATCCGTGAGATAGTCAAAACTACACGTTGTGAGAAAGCCCTCTGAAAATTGTACAGTTTAACACTGAATATTTTTCCCGAAAAACTcttcactttttattttcaaataacatttcacTAGGCAAtagaattagaatttaatattaaagttagtTACATGGagtaaaagtattaaaattaaatatctaattattcgCTTCGACTTATCGTTTGACAGGAGACTCGGAATGTACTTGCTTACCCGCCACATATCGACCCCACAATCCCGTCATTGGCAATATCGAGAAGGGTAGTGCCCAGAGCCACGTAAATAGCGCTATCACCGCTGCTTGCTTTCCATTCAGTCTACCGTCAATCGGACAGCTAATTGtcctgtaatattaaatacgacGTACAGTACAATAGCCGCGACCCCATTATTGTTATCGGCTACAAATTACCTAAATATAAATCACGGGCAACGTTTATTCGATCATAAAATCTTTCGCCCTATTTTCTCGGTCCATTATCGATATCATTAATGCAATCGTTCACGACAATGCATAGGTCGTTAAATTTTAACGAGCGCGTAACCGTCTCCGTGATTGTCCGGTAATAAACGATACAAACTACTCGgtaataagcaataaaaattgttgaaacaTGATCGCGCCCGCCGACCTGTATCGATCGAAAGCGATGGCCGCGTTGGTGATCGCTTGTCCCATCCCGGAAATAGCGCCGAGCAAAGCGTACACATCACATCCGCTTTCCCAACCAATAGTACGCTCCAAGAAGCTGTTTATAATCAACATAGGCATCTCCGTTGCCATCAGTAGATCGAACACGGCCAAGttcaaaatgaaaatgttcGACGGTGTCCTTAGTGattttgatctaaaaattaatacatcaaaatattcaaatttggcattaaattaagaatttttttttgtaataaatataacttgaaacgcgatattattttccattatacGATAAGAACGTCGCAAGCTGTACTGAAATTCTGCCGCCGGTATAGAGATGGCGGGAGCATCACCGTATTTTCAACCTTCCGAgtattcttataatttaaatttaacataatgataaatttttaaaagcataaAACTTGCAagtacttttctttttctgtgcTAATCacaaatgaaaaattacatgcacaatcattatagaaatataagcAACCTAGTGAAATCGAGTAGATTAATTGACAATagataaactttaaaaatacgTGCTTTTGAAATGCATTGATTATTTTGCATAGGtttctttatattacattacttgcaattttttaatgaggTTTAATTTTCGGCACGTACAATTAGACTTTTCTTAATTTGCGACATACATACATCATCAGGCTGTCTTATGGAATGAATTTTCTTAAGCGACACGAACTTACGTGCTGAAAATCCAAATGACGATGCCATTCCCAACGAGGGAGAACATCAGGAGCAAGAGGTAAATAAGCGCAAGGGCGACGTGCCATAGCCTTCCGGGTGCGAGAAATGCGCGCCAATGCGGATGCACGAGGTCGGCATGTTCGGCGGGGAAATTCCATCCCAGAAACCGTTCTTGTAATGGCTGTATGTCTCTGTTATTCAAAAATACACGGATTAATCAATTCTTGATTATCATGTTATTGAAATTTCCGAAATTCTCCGAATCAGAACGAATAAAGCGCTTTTAGAACACAAATTGAATAACGAAACTTTATTCGGCGGATTTGattctcgtaaaattttaatccgAGGTTAAATTACTCAGATAGTTAATATTGAACATTAAGATAGTCTCTCGGTGAGAAAAAATCGACTTTGAATTTAGCCAAAAATTCATCATCAAAATTAATGTCGAATATTGCAGGACACGTAGAGGCGAGCTTTAAAAAAACGTGATTATTTATGCAAGACTCGTTGGTGagcaaaataattgtttcctCCGATGTTTGATCAAAACCGCGATAGAGCGAAATCCTGAATCTCGCCATCTGAAGAGATTAAACGGGCGGTCAGAAATTTCCATAAGACCTATGAGGGTAATTTCTGTCGCTTCCTTCGTGACCGACATTATTACTCCGTCACGACATCACAAATGTAAAGCAGGTTGTAGGACAAATAGCTTTCGCGTCGACGATAAGAATTGCGACTTTCCCGAATAAGACGACCCGCGCGAATTCGCTATATCGATCGCGCCGACGACGCAACACGGACGTGATCCATTTACGCGCGGCAAATTTGCTCGTTCCGACGATAAAATCGCCGCCGATACGATCGAAGAGGAATTTTGACGTATCGAGCACGAGCGAGCCCGAACAATATACATTATCGCGTAACCGGGACTTATATCGGGCGAATAATATTGCGGAATCTCATTCGCCGTGTGCAGCCGACGTTATACATTATTACTACACCAGCATTGTTATCTGCGTTGTTGTATCGTCGCGCTGCTGGCGGCTAttcggggaaaaaaaaaagaaggattcTCATTCATCGCGCGGAAAATGATGCGCTTTCACGTTCGGCCAACATTAATACTGATGAAAACCAAGCGAAACATCAGTCGGTCCGCGTACACCGTCGGTGGATTAAATCCGGCCGCGCGCTAATTGGAATGTCGAGTGATTATTAGTCTTGTCGGCCTATCGAGAGATCAAAATAGCGATGTAACGTCATAATACGCATACTATATAATACGTTTGTCTATCCTTTCCATCACTTCACCGTCATTTCGCGATCTTATCCGCATCTGAAGAAAATCCGAATTAAATGAACCTCGTTTGAGTGAGACGCGTCTATGTTGGGCGAGCATAGTGTACACGCGGCAACTTTCGTGCGTCTCCCTCGCTCCGACTCCCGTTCCATTCTTCCTCCCGTGATGCGAGTATTACCCTACCGGTACCAGCGGCGCTTCACACAGCCGCCGCACAATGTCGGATGATTATGAGGGGAACGGTACGGAAACATGGTACGGCGCCGCGCACCTACCCAACTCTGCTGGCGAAAGCCAACGGCCCGGCCACGATACCACTACCGTTGTGCATCAACATCCTTCGACGTGAGTCGAGTCGCAAGCTGACAAGCAGAGCTACCACGGTCGATGCACCGTCCGATGCGCTGCAGCTAGCGCACGTCGAAGTCGGTGTGAGGCTCAACTCGCGACAACGCGGGTTCGAATGCGAACAGACGCGGAACGGATACGTCGGACGACGTCGATTTTTCTCACTTCCCCTTGCCGGTCTGTGACTGACTGTCGTTTCTCTGAACAcggacgacgacaacgacgacgacgacgacgacgacgacgacgacgacgacgtagATGACGATGTAGTAGTCCACGGACGAGCTCTGCAACGTTAAAGCCGCGCGTAATAGCCGCGGGAGGTTCCTAGATTGAAGTGAGACGCGGCGCGAAAGGGTGGGCGAACGTTCCGCAACTCACTTGTCCGGCCGCGCCGTTATCGCTGCCTTTTATACGTCCGCGACATTTCGGAAGGAGGATGGCGTGCCGGTTGAGAGCTTAATTCGATTTGCGATTTACCGAATGCGAGAAACCTTTCGCACGGGGTCCTAAGCTCACCCGTCACGCGAGCGATCCTCGCCGCGCGATCTtttctctcctctttctctctccgcgAATCGTCGCGTCCTCACTCCTCGTGTAATCTCCGTTCAAGGTGGTCGCGATTATTCCACTCGTCATTTTTCGCAACGTCAGCATTATTTGTGGGCAACATTTAGACGTAATAAATTTACCGGCGAAAACTAGCTAGGGTAATACATCGCCGCGATCCCTCTCTCGCTGTAGTTAGGAGACGCTAGGTAAATTAATTTCCGTGCCGGAGAGACCTCCCGCGAAGCTAAGTCGGCTCATTGCGTATTTATCCTCTCACTATAGGCAATATAACGCCGGCTGCAAATATCCATTTCCGACAGTGCGGAACGTGTTAAATGGCGAACGCAAGTTGCCGCAACGGGGAAAGCTGGAGAAAGATTGGCGCGAGCcgaattgaagaaaaaatcgattttcgaTATAATAAAACGCAATTTACAGGAGCGCGGTCGCTCGACCCgggttaattaaattttcaatgtagATCTTAATCGGTGTTTTATTTCGCCTTATCGCGACACAGCCGTTACCGATGACCGCGTCCGCAAAACGCAACGCGATGCGAGGAATAGGAAACGAGCGGACACGCTCCCCGCTGATACCGCGCAG
Above is a genomic segment from Linepithema humile isolate Giens D197 chromosome 6, Lhum_UNIL_v1.0, whole genome shotgun sequence containing:
- the Rh5 gene encoding opsin, blue-sensitive — protein: MLMHNGSGIVAGPLAFASRVGDIQPLQERFLGWNFPAEHADLVHPHWRAFLAPGRLWHVALALIYLLLLMFSLVGNGIVIWIFSTSKSLRTPSNIFILNLAVFDLLMATEMPMLIINSFLERTIGWESGCDVYALLGAISGMGQAITNAAIAFDRYRTISCPIDGRLNGKQAAVIALFTWLWALPFSILPMTGLWGRYVAEGFLTTCSFDYLTDDEDTRTFVITIFFWAYVLPMLLIIYFYSQLLKSIRIHEKMLRDQAKKMNVKSLVSNQDKERSVEMRIAKAAFTIFFLFVLAWTPYAVVALTGAYGNRETLTPLSTMLPAIFAKIVSCIDPWIYAINHPRYRQELKKRCKWMGIREPVAEDTVSAQTQKITAEES